A window from Micromonospora profundi encodes these proteins:
- a CDS encoding Rv0361 family membrane protein: MSYPPTYAMPNPPPPKNNRTIKIVVTVVAAVLLVCCIGGVGGGFWFYNTIKEATGPAREAVAGYLDDTRAGNHAEAYRRLCARERRQVTEEAYIREEAGLPKIASYRITNAKVSNRNGAVSGTVMAMVTRTTGSTQGFIYPMVKEGGEWRICPE; the protein is encoded by the coding sequence GTGAGCTATCCCCCGACGTACGCCATGCCCAACCCTCCACCGCCGAAGAACAACCGGACGATCAAGATCGTGGTGACCGTGGTGGCAGCGGTACTGCTGGTCTGCTGCATCGGTGGTGTCGGTGGCGGCTTCTGGTTCTACAACACCATCAAGGAGGCGACCGGGCCGGCCAGGGAGGCCGTCGCCGGTTACCTGGACGACACCCGTGCCGGCAACCACGCGGAGGCATACCGGCGCCTCTGCGCGCGGGAGCGGCGTCAGGTCACCGAGGAGGCGTACATCCGGGAGGAGGCGGGCCTGCCGAAGATTGCCAGCTACCGGATCACCAACGCGAAGGTCTCCAACCGCAACGGTGCGGTCAGCGGGACGGTGATGGCGATGGTGACCCGGACCACCGGCAGCACCCAGGGCTTCATCTATCCCATGGTCAAGGAGGGCGGCGAGTGGCGGATCTGCCCGGAGTGA
- a CDS encoding DNA-3-methyladenine glycosylase, producing the protein MTYAWLDAPATAVADTARLLLGWLAVANGVTIRITETEAYAGLGGDPASHAHRGRTSRNAAMFGPAGHLYLYRIYGLHTCANVTCGPEGQPAAVLLRAGQVVCGADLARSRRPAAKRDVDLASGPARLVEALGLQLTAYGTSVVDGTGPLTLYPPTEPAPDERVVAGPRVGVTAAHDLAWRFWIAGDPTVSAYRRHVPRSSEKNLESMA; encoded by the coding sequence GTGACGTACGCCTGGCTCGACGCTCCCGCGACCGCGGTCGCCGATACCGCGCGCCTGCTCCTCGGCTGGCTGGCGGTCGCCAACGGCGTCACCATCAGGATCACTGAGACCGAGGCATATGCGGGACTGGGCGGCGACCCCGCAAGCCACGCCCATCGAGGGCGAACCTCACGTAACGCGGCAATGTTCGGCCCGGCTGGCCACCTTTACCTCTACCGCATTTACGGATTGCACACCTGCGCCAATGTGACGTGCGGACCTGAGGGGCAGCCCGCGGCAGTTCTCCTGCGCGCGGGGCAGGTCGTGTGCGGCGCCGACCTTGCCCGCTCGCGGCGGCCTGCGGCAAAGCGCGATGTCGATCTTGCTTCGGGACCGGCGCGCCTCGTCGAGGCGCTTGGCTTGCAGCTCACGGCCTATGGCACATCGGTGGTTGATGGCACCGGCCCGCTGACGTTGTATCCCCCGACTGAGCCAGCTCCGGACGAGCGTGTCGTGGCTGGTCCTCGCGTTGGCGTGACCGCTGCGCACGATCTGGCGTGGCGATTTTGGATCGCCGGCGACCCGACCGTCAGCGCCTACCGTCGTCACGTCCCGCGTAGCAGCGAGAAGAATCTTGAAAGTATGGCTTGA
- a CDS encoding DNA-binding protein, with the protein MTIDDPFTAPDPARARAHRSHEALHRISERHAGTADRRGRWAHPSVLDPWEAVALVTALAVGGAEREPTEEPVDTADLTAALTLLPHVRAELDALEAGLLTLARDRGLTWQSIAYGLGLGSAQAARQRYERVAARSAEQTAPRQEG; encoded by the coding sequence ATGACGATCGACGACCCGTTCACCGCGCCCGATCCAGCCCGCGCCCGCGCCCACCGCAGCCACGAGGCGCTGCATCGGATCAGCGAGCGGCACGCCGGCACCGCCGACCGGCGGGGACGCTGGGCACACCCGTCCGTGCTGGACCCGTGGGAGGCCGTCGCCCTGGTCACCGCGCTGGCCGTGGGCGGGGCCGAGCGGGAGCCGACGGAGGAACCTGTCGACACGGCCGACCTCACCGCCGCGCTGACGCTGCTGCCGCACGTACGCGCCGAGCTCGACGCGCTGGAGGCCGGGCTGCTGACCCTGGCCCGGGACCGGGGGCTGACCTGGCAGTCCATCGCGTACGGGCTGGGGCTGGGCAGCGCGCAGGCCGCCCGGCAGCGCTACGAGCGGGTCGCCGCCCGGTCGGCCGAGCAGACCGCACCGCGACAAGAGGGCTGA
- a CDS encoding MmcQ/YjbR family DNA-binding protein, with protein MDRAEMLAYCLAKPGAWLDRPWENDEVVKVGSRIFAFLGNGDGQPTVGLKCGATREIADEWLHRHPDDARPMAYIGRSGWNTLQLDGGIDADELTEAVDSSYDMVVAKLPKRERPTA; from the coding sequence ATGGACCGCGCGGAGATGCTGGCGTACTGCCTGGCCAAGCCGGGGGCGTGGCTGGACCGGCCGTGGGAGAACGACGAGGTGGTGAAGGTCGGCAGCCGGATCTTCGCGTTCCTCGGCAACGGCGACGGCCAGCCGACGGTCGGTCTGAAGTGCGGCGCGACACGCGAGATCGCCGACGAGTGGCTGCACCGTCACCCCGACGATGCCCGTCCGATGGCCTATATCGGCCGGTCCGGGTGGAACACGCTGCAACTCGACGGCGGAATCGACGCCGACGAGTTGACCGAGGCCGTCGACTCGTCGTACGACATGGTGGTGGCGAAGCTCCCGAAGCGCGAGCGCCCGACGGCCTGA
- the argH gene encoding argininosuccinate lyase, with product MGGVDDKSLTENSAATNRTSLWGGRFAGGPAEALARLSVSVQFDWRLAPYDIAGSRAHARVLAGAGLLDPEELGRILAALDDLEAACASGAFRPTVDDEDVHTALERGLLERLGSLGGKLRAGRSRNDQVATDLRLYLRDHARGVASRLVELAEALIEQAERHIDTAAPGMTHLQHAQPVTFGHWLLAHVQPLLRDLERLHDWDHRAAISPLGAGALAGSGLPLDPVAVAKELGFRTSFANSMDAVADRDFVAEFLFTTAMIGVHLSRLGEEVVLWTSHEFGWVELDDAFATGSSIMPQKKNADIAELARGKSGRLVGGLMTVLTMLKGLPMTYDRDMQEDKEPAFDAVDTLELLLPALAGMISTMTVRVDRLVAAAPVGFSLATEVADWLVRRNVPFRDAHEITGRLVALCAVRECELEEVSDADLAAVSEHLDPSVRDVLSVRSALAARTTPGSTGPGPVADQLAAAADRVAGWRDWATERVVPR from the coding sequence ATGGGCGGGGTGGACGACAAGAGCTTGACCGAGAACAGCGCGGCCACCAATCGGACAAGCCTGTGGGGTGGCCGGTTCGCCGGTGGCCCCGCTGAGGCGCTCGCCCGCCTGTCGGTGAGCGTGCAGTTCGACTGGCGGCTGGCCCCGTACGACATCGCGGGTTCCCGGGCGCATGCCCGGGTGCTTGCCGGCGCCGGCCTCCTCGACCCGGAGGAGTTGGGTCGGATCCTGGCGGCCCTGGACGATCTGGAGGCGGCGTGCGCCTCGGGGGCGTTCCGTCCCACCGTCGACGACGAGGACGTGCACACCGCGCTGGAGCGGGGCCTGTTGGAGCGCCTCGGCAGCCTCGGCGGCAAGCTGCGCGCGGGCCGGTCCCGCAACGACCAGGTGGCCACGGACCTGCGGCTCTACCTGCGCGATCACGCCCGGGGCGTGGCGAGCCGGCTGGTCGAGCTGGCGGAGGCGCTCATCGAGCAGGCGGAGCGGCACATCGACACCGCCGCCCCCGGCATGACCCACCTCCAGCACGCCCAGCCGGTCACGTTCGGGCACTGGCTGCTCGCCCACGTGCAGCCGCTGCTGCGCGACCTGGAGCGGTTGCACGACTGGGACCACCGGGCGGCGATCAGCCCGCTCGGCGCGGGTGCGCTTGCCGGTTCCGGCCTTCCGCTGGACCCGGTGGCGGTGGCCAAGGAGCTGGGTTTCCGCACGTCGTTCGCCAACTCGATGGACGCGGTGGCCGACCGGGACTTCGTGGCCGAGTTCCTCTTCACCACCGCGATGATCGGGGTGCACCTGTCCCGTCTCGGTGAGGAGGTGGTGCTCTGGACCTCGCACGAGTTCGGGTGGGTGGAGCTGGACGACGCCTTCGCGACCGGTTCGTCGATCATGCCGCAGAAGAAGAACGCGGACATCGCCGAGCTGGCCCGGGGCAAGTCCGGCCGGCTTGTCGGTGGCCTGATGACGGTGCTGACGATGCTCAAGGGCCTGCCGATGACCTACGACCGGGACATGCAGGAGGACAAGGAGCCGGCCTTCGACGCTGTCGACACCTTGGAGCTGCTGCTGCCGGCCCTGGCGGGAATGATCTCGACGATGACGGTCCGGGTGGATCGCCTTGTCGCCGCCGCGCCGGTCGGGTTCTCGCTCGCCACGGAGGTCGCCGACTGGCTGGTCCGGCGCAACGTGCCGTTCCGCGACGCGCACGAGATCACCGGCCGTCTGGTGGCGCTCTGCGCGGTCCGCGAGTGCGAGCTGGAGGAGGTCTCCGACGCCGACCTGGCAGCCGTCAGCGAGCACCTCGATCCGTCGGTGCGCGACGTGCTGTCGGTCCGCTCGGCGCTCGCCGCCCGGACCACTCCCGGCTCGACCGGCCCCGGCCCGGTCGCCGACCAGCTCGCCGCCGCGGCGGACCGGGTGGCCGGCTGGCGGGACTGGGCCACCGAGCGGGTCGTCCCCCGCTGA